Proteins from one Setaria italica strain Yugu1 chromosome V, Setaria_italica_v2.0, whole genome shotgun sequence genomic window:
- the LOC101781106 gene encoding protein HEAT INTOLERANT 4, which translates to MDEYEDFTDQKVKDEVLPKDEKQKIKEFLKEKDRERKRELKQAKEARNKAIDDMDPKEKEAFENIEFYKFYPMKTPDTPDVDSVKSKYINRYYRHTHYLM; encoded by the exons ATGGATGAATACGAG GACTTTACTGATCAGAAAGTTAAAGATGAGGTCCTACCGAAGGATGAGAAACAAAAAATTAAG GAATTTTTAAAGGAGAAGGATagagaaaggaagagagaacTGAAGCAG GCTAAAGAAGCCAGGAATAAAGCTATTGATGATATGGATCCTAAAGAGAAAGAGGCATTTGAAAATATCGAATTTTACAAATTTTATCCTATGAAAACCCCGGACACACCAGATGTTGATAGTGTAAAG TCAAAGTacatcaacagatattaccggCACACACATTATCTGATGTAG